One Microtus pennsylvanicus isolate mMicPen1 chromosome 3, mMicPen1.hap1, whole genome shotgun sequence DNA window includes the following coding sequences:
- the Scap gene encoding sterol regulatory element-binding protein cleavage-activating protein isoform X2 — MTLTERLREKISQAFYHHGLLCASYPIPIILFTGLCILACCYPLLKLPLPGTGPVEFSTPVKDYSPPPVDSDHKQGEPSEQPEWYVGAPVAYIQQIFVKSSVSPWHKNLLAVDVFRSPLSRAFQLVEEIRNHVLRDSSGTKSLEEVCLQVTDLLPGLRKLRNLLPEHGCLLLSPGNFWQNDWERFHADPDIIGTIHQHEPKTLQTSATLKDLLFGVPGKYSGVSLYTRKRMVSYTITLVFQRYHAKFLSSLRTRLMLLHPSPNCSLRAENLVHVHFKEEIGIAELIPLVTTYIILFAYIYFSTRKIDMVKSKWGLALAAVVTVLSSLLMSVGLCTLFGLTPTLNGGEIFPYLVVVIGLENVLVLTKSVVSTPVDLEVKLRIAQGLSSESWSIMKNMATELGIILIGYFTLVPAIQEFCLFAVVGLVSDFFLQMLFFTTVLSIDIRRMELADLNKRLPPESCLPSAKPVGRPARYERQLAVRPTTPHTITLQPSSFRNLRLPKRLRVIYFLARTRLAQRLIMAGTVVWIGILVYTDPAGLRTYLAAQVTEQSPLGEGSLGPMPVPSGVLPASHPDPAFSIFPPDGPKPPENQTLPGELPEHAVPAEGGHDNRAPEVTWGPEDEELWRKLSFRHWPTLFNYYNITLAKRYISLLPVIPVTLRLNPREALEGRHPQDGRSAWAPPEPLPAGLWEAGPKGPGGTQAHGDVTLYKVAALGLAAGIVLVLLLLCLYRVLCPRNYGQPGGGPGRRRRGELPCDDYGYTPPETEIVPLVLRGHLMDIECLASDGMLLVSCCLAGQVCVWDAQTGDCLTRIPRPGPRRDSCGGGAFEAQENWERLSDGGKTSSEEPGDSPPLRHRPRGPPLPSLFGDQPDLTCLIDTNFSVQLPPEPTQPEPRHRAGCGRSRDSGYDFSRLVQRVYQEEGLAAVRMSALRPPSPGSPLPQASQEEGVAPEKGSPPLAWAPSTAGSIWSLELQGNLIVVGRSSGRLEVWDAIEGVLCCSSEEVSSGITALVFLDRRIVAARLNGSLDFFSLETHTSLSPLQFRGTPGRGSSPSSSVYSSSNAVACHLTHTVPCAHQKPITALRAAAGRLVTGSQDHTLRVFRLEDSCCLFTLQGHSGAITTVYIDQTMVLASGGQDGAICLWDVLTGSRVSHTFAHRGDVTSLTCTTSCVISSGLDDLINIWDRSTGIKLYSIQQDLGCGASLGVISDNLLVTGGQGCVSFWDLNYGDLLQTVYLGKNSEAQPARQILVLDNAAIVCNFGSELSLVYVPSVLEKLD; from the exons TATGTGGGTGCCCCAGTGGCATACATCCAGCAGATATTTGTGAAGTCATCGGTGTCTCCCTGGCACAAAAATCTTCTGGCGGTAGATGTGTTCCGATCACCATTGTCCCGGGCGTTCCAACTAGTGGAGGAAATCCGGAACCACGTGCTGAGAGACAG CTCAGGGACCAAGAGCCTGGAGGAAGTTTGCCTTCAGGTGACAGACTTGCTGCCAGGCCTCAGGAAACTCCGGAACCTACTTCCGGAACATGGCTGCCTGCTGTTGTCCCCTGGGAACTTCTGGCAGAATGACTGGGAGCGGTTCCACGCTGACCCTGACATCATCGGGACCATTCATCAGCACGAGCCCAAAACTCTGCAGACATCAGCGACACTCAAAG ACTTGCTGTTCGGTGTTCCTGGGAAGTACAGTGGGGTGAGCCTCTACACAAGGAAGAGGATGGTCTCATATACCATTACCCTGGTCTTCCAGCGCTACCATGCCAA GTTTCTGAGCAGCCTACGCACCCGACTCATGCTCCTGCACCCCAGCCCCAACTGCAGCCTGCGAGCAGAGAACCTGGTCCACGTGCACTTCAAAGAGGAGATCGGCATTGCAGAGCTCATCCCCCTCGTGACCACCTATATTATCTTGTTTGCCTACATCTACTTCTCTACAC GCAAGATCGACATGGTCAAGTCCAAGTGGGGCCTCGCCCTGGCAGCTGTGGTTACGGTGCTTAGCTCCCTGCTCATGTCTGTGGGGCTCTGCACTCTCTTCGGCCTGACGCCCACACTCAATGGCGG TGAGATTTTCCCGTACCTGGTAGTGGTTATTGGCTTAGAGAATGTGTTGGTGCTCACCAAGTCAGTGGTATCAACCCCAGTGGACCTCGAGGTGAAGCTTCGGATTGCACAAG GCTTAAGCAGTGAGAGCTGGTCCATCATGAAGAACATGGCAACTGAACTAGGCATCATCCTCATTGGCTACTTTACCCTTGTGCCCGCCATCCAA GAGTTCTGCCTCTTCGCTGTTGTGGGCCTGGTGTCTGACTTCTTCCTCCAGATGCTGTTTTTCACCACTGTCCTGTCAATCGACATTCGGCGGATGGAG CTAGCGGACCTGAACAAGCGCCTGCCCCCTGAATCCTGCCTGCCCTCGGCCAAGCCTGTGGGAAGGCCAGCACGCTATGAGAGACAGCTAGCTGTACGGCcgaccacaccacacaccatcaCACTGCAGCCATCTTCCTTCCGAAACCTGCGGCTCCCCAAAAGACTGCGTGTCATCTATTTCCTGGCCCGTACCCGCCTGGCACAGCGCCTCATCATG GCTGGTACCGTTGTTTGGATTGGCATCCTGGTGTACACAGACCCAGCAGGGCTGCGCACCTACCTCGCTGCCCAGGTGACAGAACAGAGCCCACTGGGTGAGGGTTCCCTGGGCCCCATGCCTGTGCCTAGCGGAGTGCTGCCTGCCAGCCACCCGGACCctgccttctccatcttcccaccTGACGGTCCTAAACCACCAGAGAACCAGACATTGCCAGGTGAGCTGCCTGAGCATGCCGTTCCAGCAGAGGGTGGCCATGACAACCGAGCCCCAGAGGTAACTTGGGGGCCTGAGGATGAGGAGCTGTGGAGGAAATTGTCCTTCCGCCACTGGCCCACACTCTTCAACTACTACAACATCACACTGGCCAAAAG GTACATCAGCCTGCTCCCTGTCATACCTGTCACCCTGCGCCTGAATCCACGGGAGGCCCTGGAGGGGCGGCACCCTCAGGATGGTCGCAGTGCCTGGGCCCCACCTGAACCTTTGCCTGCTGGCCTTTGGGAGGCTGGACCCAAGGGACCAGGTGGAACACAAGCCCATGGTGACGTTACCTTGTACAA GGTGGCCGCACTTGGCCTGGCAGCGGGCATCGTCCTTGTGCTGCTGTTGCTCTGCCTCTACCGGGTGCTCTGCCCGCGGAACTATGGGCAGCCCGGTGGTGGTCCGGGCAGGCGGAGGCGTGGAGAGCTGCCCTGCGATGACTATGGCTACACGCCGCCTGAGACGGAGATCGTGCCGCTGGTGCTGCGAGGGCACCTCATG GACATCGAGTGTCTGGCTAGCGATGGGATGCTGCTGGTGAGCTGCTGCCTGGCAGGCCAAGTCTGCGTGTGGGACGCTCAGACCGGGGACTGCCTCACGCGCATCCCACGCCCAGG GCCACGCCGGGACAGCTGCGGAGGCGGAGCTTTTGAAGCTCAGGAAAACTGGGAAAGGTTGTCCGATGGCGGCAAAACTAGCTCCGAGGAGCCTGGGGACAGCCCTCCGCTGCGACACCGCCCCCGAGGACCTCCACTGCCTTCCCTCTTCGGGGACCAGCCAGATCTCACTTGCTTAATCGACACCAACTTCTCGGTGCAGCTGCCCCCGGAGCCCACTCAGCCCGAACCTCGGCACCGGGCAGGCTGTGGCCGCTCTAGGGACTCTGGTTATGACTTCAGCCGTCTAGTGCAGCGTGTGTACCAGGAGGAGGGCCTGGCTGCTGTGCGCATGTCGGCCCTGCGCCCACCCTCTCCGGGATCCCCGCTGCCCCAGGCTTCTCAAGAAGAGGGGGTTGCACCCGAGAAGGGCTCCCCTCCTCTGGCCTGGGCCCCCAGCACAGCCGGTTCTATCTGGAGCTTGGAGCTGCAAGGCAACCTCATCGTGGTTGGGCGGAGCAGCGGCCGGCTGGAG GTGTGGGACGCCATTGAAGGGGTGCTTTGCTGCAGCAGCGAGGAGGTCTCCTCAGGCATCACAGCCCTTGTCTTCCTGGACAGGAG gattgTAGCTGCTCGGCTTAATGGTTcccttgatttcttttccttggaGACCCACACATCCCTCAGTCCCCTTCAGTTCAGAG GGACCCCAGGGCGAGGCAGTTCTCCTTCCTCATCTGTGTACAGCAGCAGCAACGCAGTGGCCTGTCATCTGACCCACACAGTGCCATGTGCACACCAAAAACCCATCACAGCCCTGAGAGCTGCTGCCGGGCGCCTGGTGACAGGGAGCCAGGACCATACTCTAAGA GTCTTCCGACTGGAGGATTCGTGTTGCCTTTTTACCCTGCAGGGCCACTCAGGGGCAATCACAACCGTATACATTGACCAG ACCATGGTTCTGGCCAGTGGAGGACAAGATGGAGCCATCTGCCTGTGGGATGTACTAACAGGTAGCAGGGTCAGCCATACGTTTGCTCACCGTGGAGATGTCACTTCCCTGACCTGTACCACTTCCTGTGTCATTAGTAGTGGCTTGGATGACCTCATCAATATCTGGGACCGCAGCACGGGCATCAAGCTTTACTCCATTCAGCAG GACCTGGGCTGTGGTGCAAGCTTAGGGGTCATCTCAGACAACCTTCTGGTGACTGGTGGCCAAGGCTGTGTCTCGTTTTGGGACCTAAACTACGGGGACCTGTTACAGACAGTCTACTTGGGCAAGAACAGTGAGGCCCAGCCTGCCCGGCAGATTCTGGTGCTGGATAACGCTGCCATTGTCTGCAACTTTGGCAGTGAGCTCAGCCTAGTGTACGTGCCCTCTGTGCTGGAGAAACTGGACTGA
- the Scap gene encoding sterol regulatory element-binding protein cleavage-activating protein isoform X1, giving the protein MTLTERLREKISQAFYHHGLLCASYPIPIILFTGLCILACCYPLLKLPLPGTGPVEFSTPVKDYSPPPVDSDHKQGEPSEQPEWYVGAPVAYIQQIFVKSSVSPWHKNLLAVDVFRSPLSRAFQLVEEIRNHVLRDSSGTKSLEEVCLQVTDLLPGLRKLRNLLPEHGCLLLSPGNFWQNDWERFHADPDIIGTIHQHEPKTLQTSATLKDLLFGVPGKYSGVSLYTRKRMVSYTITLVFQRYHAKFLSSLRTRLMLLHPSPNCSLRAENLVHVHFKEEIGIAELIPLVTTYIILFAYIYFSTRKIDMVKSKWGLALAAVVTVLSSLLMSVGLCTLFGLTPTLNGGEIFPYLVVVIGLENVLVLTKSVVSTPVDLEVKLRIAQGLSSESWSIMKNMATELGIILIGYFTLVPAIQGSCCPGLQPCSHNASGVCSFQEFCLFAVVGLVSDFFLQMLFFTTVLSIDIRRMELADLNKRLPPESCLPSAKPVGRPARYERQLAVRPTTPHTITLQPSSFRNLRLPKRLRVIYFLARTRLAQRLIMAGTVVWIGILVYTDPAGLRTYLAAQVTEQSPLGEGSLGPMPVPSGVLPASHPDPAFSIFPPDGPKPPENQTLPGELPEHAVPAEGGHDNRAPEVTWGPEDEELWRKLSFRHWPTLFNYYNITLAKRYISLLPVIPVTLRLNPREALEGRHPQDGRSAWAPPEPLPAGLWEAGPKGPGGTQAHGDVTLYKVAALGLAAGIVLVLLLLCLYRVLCPRNYGQPGGGPGRRRRGELPCDDYGYTPPETEIVPLVLRGHLMDIECLASDGMLLVSCCLAGQVCVWDAQTGDCLTRIPRPGPRRDSCGGGAFEAQENWERLSDGGKTSSEEPGDSPPLRHRPRGPPLPSLFGDQPDLTCLIDTNFSVQLPPEPTQPEPRHRAGCGRSRDSGYDFSRLVQRVYQEEGLAAVRMSALRPPSPGSPLPQASQEEGVAPEKGSPPLAWAPSTAGSIWSLELQGNLIVVGRSSGRLEVWDAIEGVLCCSSEEVSSGITALVFLDRRIVAARLNGSLDFFSLETHTSLSPLQFRGTPGRGSSPSSSVYSSSNAVACHLTHTVPCAHQKPITALRAAAGRLVTGSQDHTLRVFRLEDSCCLFTLQGHSGAITTVYIDQTMVLASGGQDGAICLWDVLTGSRVSHTFAHRGDVTSLTCTTSCVISSGLDDLINIWDRSTGIKLYSIQQDLGCGASLGVISDNLLVTGGQGCVSFWDLNYGDLLQTVYLGKNSEAQPARQILVLDNAAIVCNFGSELSLVYVPSVLEKLD; this is encoded by the exons TATGTGGGTGCCCCAGTGGCATACATCCAGCAGATATTTGTGAAGTCATCGGTGTCTCCCTGGCACAAAAATCTTCTGGCGGTAGATGTGTTCCGATCACCATTGTCCCGGGCGTTCCAACTAGTGGAGGAAATCCGGAACCACGTGCTGAGAGACAG CTCAGGGACCAAGAGCCTGGAGGAAGTTTGCCTTCAGGTGACAGACTTGCTGCCAGGCCTCAGGAAACTCCGGAACCTACTTCCGGAACATGGCTGCCTGCTGTTGTCCCCTGGGAACTTCTGGCAGAATGACTGGGAGCGGTTCCACGCTGACCCTGACATCATCGGGACCATTCATCAGCACGAGCCCAAAACTCTGCAGACATCAGCGACACTCAAAG ACTTGCTGTTCGGTGTTCCTGGGAAGTACAGTGGGGTGAGCCTCTACACAAGGAAGAGGATGGTCTCATATACCATTACCCTGGTCTTCCAGCGCTACCATGCCAA GTTTCTGAGCAGCCTACGCACCCGACTCATGCTCCTGCACCCCAGCCCCAACTGCAGCCTGCGAGCAGAGAACCTGGTCCACGTGCACTTCAAAGAGGAGATCGGCATTGCAGAGCTCATCCCCCTCGTGACCACCTATATTATCTTGTTTGCCTACATCTACTTCTCTACAC GCAAGATCGACATGGTCAAGTCCAAGTGGGGCCTCGCCCTGGCAGCTGTGGTTACGGTGCTTAGCTCCCTGCTCATGTCTGTGGGGCTCTGCACTCTCTTCGGCCTGACGCCCACACTCAATGGCGG TGAGATTTTCCCGTACCTGGTAGTGGTTATTGGCTTAGAGAATGTGTTGGTGCTCACCAAGTCAGTGGTATCAACCCCAGTGGACCTCGAGGTGAAGCTTCGGATTGCACAAG GCTTAAGCAGTGAGAGCTGGTCCATCATGAAGAACATGGCAACTGAACTAGGCATCATCCTCATTGGCTACTTTACCCTTGTGCCCGCCATCCAA GGATCCTGCTGTCCAGGCTTGCAGCCATGTAGCCACAATGCCTCTGGTGTGTGCTCATTCCAGGAGTTCTGCCTCTTCGCTGTTGTGGGCCTGGTGTCTGACTTCTTCCTCCAGATGCTGTTTTTCACCACTGTCCTGTCAATCGACATTCGGCGGATGGAG CTAGCGGACCTGAACAAGCGCCTGCCCCCTGAATCCTGCCTGCCCTCGGCCAAGCCTGTGGGAAGGCCAGCACGCTATGAGAGACAGCTAGCTGTACGGCcgaccacaccacacaccatcaCACTGCAGCCATCTTCCTTCCGAAACCTGCGGCTCCCCAAAAGACTGCGTGTCATCTATTTCCTGGCCCGTACCCGCCTGGCACAGCGCCTCATCATG GCTGGTACCGTTGTTTGGATTGGCATCCTGGTGTACACAGACCCAGCAGGGCTGCGCACCTACCTCGCTGCCCAGGTGACAGAACAGAGCCCACTGGGTGAGGGTTCCCTGGGCCCCATGCCTGTGCCTAGCGGAGTGCTGCCTGCCAGCCACCCGGACCctgccttctccatcttcccaccTGACGGTCCTAAACCACCAGAGAACCAGACATTGCCAGGTGAGCTGCCTGAGCATGCCGTTCCAGCAGAGGGTGGCCATGACAACCGAGCCCCAGAGGTAACTTGGGGGCCTGAGGATGAGGAGCTGTGGAGGAAATTGTCCTTCCGCCACTGGCCCACACTCTTCAACTACTACAACATCACACTGGCCAAAAG GTACATCAGCCTGCTCCCTGTCATACCTGTCACCCTGCGCCTGAATCCACGGGAGGCCCTGGAGGGGCGGCACCCTCAGGATGGTCGCAGTGCCTGGGCCCCACCTGAACCTTTGCCTGCTGGCCTTTGGGAGGCTGGACCCAAGGGACCAGGTGGAACACAAGCCCATGGTGACGTTACCTTGTACAA GGTGGCCGCACTTGGCCTGGCAGCGGGCATCGTCCTTGTGCTGCTGTTGCTCTGCCTCTACCGGGTGCTCTGCCCGCGGAACTATGGGCAGCCCGGTGGTGGTCCGGGCAGGCGGAGGCGTGGAGAGCTGCCCTGCGATGACTATGGCTACACGCCGCCTGAGACGGAGATCGTGCCGCTGGTGCTGCGAGGGCACCTCATG GACATCGAGTGTCTGGCTAGCGATGGGATGCTGCTGGTGAGCTGCTGCCTGGCAGGCCAAGTCTGCGTGTGGGACGCTCAGACCGGGGACTGCCTCACGCGCATCCCACGCCCAGG GCCACGCCGGGACAGCTGCGGAGGCGGAGCTTTTGAAGCTCAGGAAAACTGGGAAAGGTTGTCCGATGGCGGCAAAACTAGCTCCGAGGAGCCTGGGGACAGCCCTCCGCTGCGACACCGCCCCCGAGGACCTCCACTGCCTTCCCTCTTCGGGGACCAGCCAGATCTCACTTGCTTAATCGACACCAACTTCTCGGTGCAGCTGCCCCCGGAGCCCACTCAGCCCGAACCTCGGCACCGGGCAGGCTGTGGCCGCTCTAGGGACTCTGGTTATGACTTCAGCCGTCTAGTGCAGCGTGTGTACCAGGAGGAGGGCCTGGCTGCTGTGCGCATGTCGGCCCTGCGCCCACCCTCTCCGGGATCCCCGCTGCCCCAGGCTTCTCAAGAAGAGGGGGTTGCACCCGAGAAGGGCTCCCCTCCTCTGGCCTGGGCCCCCAGCACAGCCGGTTCTATCTGGAGCTTGGAGCTGCAAGGCAACCTCATCGTGGTTGGGCGGAGCAGCGGCCGGCTGGAG GTGTGGGACGCCATTGAAGGGGTGCTTTGCTGCAGCAGCGAGGAGGTCTCCTCAGGCATCACAGCCCTTGTCTTCCTGGACAGGAG gattgTAGCTGCTCGGCTTAATGGTTcccttgatttcttttccttggaGACCCACACATCCCTCAGTCCCCTTCAGTTCAGAG GGACCCCAGGGCGAGGCAGTTCTCCTTCCTCATCTGTGTACAGCAGCAGCAACGCAGTGGCCTGTCATCTGACCCACACAGTGCCATGTGCACACCAAAAACCCATCACAGCCCTGAGAGCTGCTGCCGGGCGCCTGGTGACAGGGAGCCAGGACCATACTCTAAGA GTCTTCCGACTGGAGGATTCGTGTTGCCTTTTTACCCTGCAGGGCCACTCAGGGGCAATCACAACCGTATACATTGACCAG ACCATGGTTCTGGCCAGTGGAGGACAAGATGGAGCCATCTGCCTGTGGGATGTACTAACAGGTAGCAGGGTCAGCCATACGTTTGCTCACCGTGGAGATGTCACTTCCCTGACCTGTACCACTTCCTGTGTCATTAGTAGTGGCTTGGATGACCTCATCAATATCTGGGACCGCAGCACGGGCATCAAGCTTTACTCCATTCAGCAG GACCTGGGCTGTGGTGCAAGCTTAGGGGTCATCTCAGACAACCTTCTGGTGACTGGTGGCCAAGGCTGTGTCTCGTTTTGGGACCTAAACTACGGGGACCTGTTACAGACAGTCTACTTGGGCAAGAACAGTGAGGCCCAGCCTGCCCGGCAGATTCTGGTGCTGGATAACGCTGCCATTGTCTGCAACTTTGGCAGTGAGCTCAGCCTAGTGTACGTGCCCTCTGTGCTGGAGAAACTGGACTGA
- the Scap gene encoding sterol regulatory element-binding protein cleavage-activating protein isoform X3, translated as MVSYTITLVFQRYHAKFLSSLRTRLMLLHPSPNCSLRAENLVHVHFKEEIGIAELIPLVTTYIILFAYIYFSTRKIDMVKSKWGLALAAVVTVLSSLLMSVGLCTLFGLTPTLNGGEIFPYLVVVIGLENVLVLTKSVVSTPVDLEVKLRIAQGLSSESWSIMKNMATELGIILIGYFTLVPAIQEFCLFAVVGLVSDFFLQMLFFTTVLSIDIRRMELADLNKRLPPESCLPSAKPVGRPARYERQLAVRPTTPHTITLQPSSFRNLRLPKRLRVIYFLARTRLAQRLIMAGTVVWIGILVYTDPAGLRTYLAAQVTEQSPLGEGSLGPMPVPSGVLPASHPDPAFSIFPPDGPKPPENQTLPGELPEHAVPAEGGHDNRAPEVTWGPEDEELWRKLSFRHWPTLFNYYNITLAKRYISLLPVIPVTLRLNPREALEGRHPQDGRSAWAPPEPLPAGLWEAGPKGPGGTQAHGDVTLYKVAALGLAAGIVLVLLLLCLYRVLCPRNYGQPGGGPGRRRRGELPCDDYGYTPPETEIVPLVLRGHLMDIECLASDGMLLVSCCLAGQVCVWDAQTGDCLTRIPRPGPRRDSCGGGAFEAQENWERLSDGGKTSSEEPGDSPPLRHRPRGPPLPSLFGDQPDLTCLIDTNFSVQLPPEPTQPEPRHRAGCGRSRDSGYDFSRLVQRVYQEEGLAAVRMSALRPPSPGSPLPQASQEEGVAPEKGSPPLAWAPSTAGSIWSLELQGNLIVVGRSSGRLEVWDAIEGVLCCSSEEVSSGITALVFLDRRIVAARLNGSLDFFSLETHTSLSPLQFRGTPGRGSSPSSSVYSSSNAVACHLTHTVPCAHQKPITALRAAAGRLVTGSQDHTLRVFRLEDSCCLFTLQGHSGAITTVYIDQTMVLASGGQDGAICLWDVLTGSRVSHTFAHRGDVTSLTCTTSCVISSGLDDLINIWDRSTGIKLYSIQQDLGCGASLGVISDNLLVTGGQGCVSFWDLNYGDLLQTVYLGKNSEAQPARQILVLDNAAIVCNFGSELSLVYVPSVLEKLD; from the exons ATGGTCTCATATACCATTACCCTGGTCTTCCAGCGCTACCATGCCAA GTTTCTGAGCAGCCTACGCACCCGACTCATGCTCCTGCACCCCAGCCCCAACTGCAGCCTGCGAGCAGAGAACCTGGTCCACGTGCACTTCAAAGAGGAGATCGGCATTGCAGAGCTCATCCCCCTCGTGACCACCTATATTATCTTGTTTGCCTACATCTACTTCTCTACAC GCAAGATCGACATGGTCAAGTCCAAGTGGGGCCTCGCCCTGGCAGCTGTGGTTACGGTGCTTAGCTCCCTGCTCATGTCTGTGGGGCTCTGCACTCTCTTCGGCCTGACGCCCACACTCAATGGCGG TGAGATTTTCCCGTACCTGGTAGTGGTTATTGGCTTAGAGAATGTGTTGGTGCTCACCAAGTCAGTGGTATCAACCCCAGTGGACCTCGAGGTGAAGCTTCGGATTGCACAAG GCTTAAGCAGTGAGAGCTGGTCCATCATGAAGAACATGGCAACTGAACTAGGCATCATCCTCATTGGCTACTTTACCCTTGTGCCCGCCATCCAA GAGTTCTGCCTCTTCGCTGTTGTGGGCCTGGTGTCTGACTTCTTCCTCCAGATGCTGTTTTTCACCACTGTCCTGTCAATCGACATTCGGCGGATGGAG CTAGCGGACCTGAACAAGCGCCTGCCCCCTGAATCCTGCCTGCCCTCGGCCAAGCCTGTGGGAAGGCCAGCACGCTATGAGAGACAGCTAGCTGTACGGCcgaccacaccacacaccatcaCACTGCAGCCATCTTCCTTCCGAAACCTGCGGCTCCCCAAAAGACTGCGTGTCATCTATTTCCTGGCCCGTACCCGCCTGGCACAGCGCCTCATCATG GCTGGTACCGTTGTTTGGATTGGCATCCTGGTGTACACAGACCCAGCAGGGCTGCGCACCTACCTCGCTGCCCAGGTGACAGAACAGAGCCCACTGGGTGAGGGTTCCCTGGGCCCCATGCCTGTGCCTAGCGGAGTGCTGCCTGCCAGCCACCCGGACCctgccttctccatcttcccaccTGACGGTCCTAAACCACCAGAGAACCAGACATTGCCAGGTGAGCTGCCTGAGCATGCCGTTCCAGCAGAGGGTGGCCATGACAACCGAGCCCCAGAGGTAACTTGGGGGCCTGAGGATGAGGAGCTGTGGAGGAAATTGTCCTTCCGCCACTGGCCCACACTCTTCAACTACTACAACATCACACTGGCCAAAAG GTACATCAGCCTGCTCCCTGTCATACCTGTCACCCTGCGCCTGAATCCACGGGAGGCCCTGGAGGGGCGGCACCCTCAGGATGGTCGCAGTGCCTGGGCCCCACCTGAACCTTTGCCTGCTGGCCTTTGGGAGGCTGGACCCAAGGGACCAGGTGGAACACAAGCCCATGGTGACGTTACCTTGTACAA GGTGGCCGCACTTGGCCTGGCAGCGGGCATCGTCCTTGTGCTGCTGTTGCTCTGCCTCTACCGGGTGCTCTGCCCGCGGAACTATGGGCAGCCCGGTGGTGGTCCGGGCAGGCGGAGGCGTGGAGAGCTGCCCTGCGATGACTATGGCTACACGCCGCCTGAGACGGAGATCGTGCCGCTGGTGCTGCGAGGGCACCTCATG GACATCGAGTGTCTGGCTAGCGATGGGATGCTGCTGGTGAGCTGCTGCCTGGCAGGCCAAGTCTGCGTGTGGGACGCTCAGACCGGGGACTGCCTCACGCGCATCCCACGCCCAGG GCCACGCCGGGACAGCTGCGGAGGCGGAGCTTTTGAAGCTCAGGAAAACTGGGAAAGGTTGTCCGATGGCGGCAAAACTAGCTCCGAGGAGCCTGGGGACAGCCCTCCGCTGCGACACCGCCCCCGAGGACCTCCACTGCCTTCCCTCTTCGGGGACCAGCCAGATCTCACTTGCTTAATCGACACCAACTTCTCGGTGCAGCTGCCCCCGGAGCCCACTCAGCCCGAACCTCGGCACCGGGCAGGCTGTGGCCGCTCTAGGGACTCTGGTTATGACTTCAGCCGTCTAGTGCAGCGTGTGTACCAGGAGGAGGGCCTGGCTGCTGTGCGCATGTCGGCCCTGCGCCCACCCTCTCCGGGATCCCCGCTGCCCCAGGCTTCTCAAGAAGAGGGGGTTGCACCCGAGAAGGGCTCCCCTCCTCTGGCCTGGGCCCCCAGCACAGCCGGTTCTATCTGGAGCTTGGAGCTGCAAGGCAACCTCATCGTGGTTGGGCGGAGCAGCGGCCGGCTGGAG GTGTGGGACGCCATTGAAGGGGTGCTTTGCTGCAGCAGCGAGGAGGTCTCCTCAGGCATCACAGCCCTTGTCTTCCTGGACAGGAG gattgTAGCTGCTCGGCTTAATGGTTcccttgatttcttttccttggaGACCCACACATCCCTCAGTCCCCTTCAGTTCAGAG GGACCCCAGGGCGAGGCAGTTCTCCTTCCTCATCTGTGTACAGCAGCAGCAACGCAGTGGCCTGTCATCTGACCCACACAGTGCCATGTGCACACCAAAAACCCATCACAGCCCTGAGAGCTGCTGCCGGGCGCCTGGTGACAGGGAGCCAGGACCATACTCTAAGA GTCTTCCGACTGGAGGATTCGTGTTGCCTTTTTACCCTGCAGGGCCACTCAGGGGCAATCACAACCGTATACATTGACCAG ACCATGGTTCTGGCCAGTGGAGGACAAGATGGAGCCATCTGCCTGTGGGATGTACTAACAGGTAGCAGGGTCAGCCATACGTTTGCTCACCGTGGAGATGTCACTTCCCTGACCTGTACCACTTCCTGTGTCATTAGTAGTGGCTTGGATGACCTCATCAATATCTGGGACCGCAGCACGGGCATCAAGCTTTACTCCATTCAGCAG GACCTGGGCTGTGGTGCAAGCTTAGGGGTCATCTCAGACAACCTTCTGGTGACTGGTGGCCAAGGCTGTGTCTCGTTTTGGGACCTAAACTACGGGGACCTGTTACAGACAGTCTACTTGGGCAAGAACAGTGAGGCCCAGCCTGCCCGGCAGATTCTGGTGCTGGATAACGCTGCCATTGTCTGCAACTTTGGCAGTGAGCTCAGCCTAGTGTACGTGCCCTCTGTGCTGGAGAAACTGGACTGA